The Drosophila mauritiana strain mau12 chromosome 2R, ASM438214v1, whole genome shotgun sequence genome has a segment encoding these proteins:
- the LOC117138680 gene encoding FK506-binding protein 2 isoform X1 — translation MSKSILVFSCLLLVAISNSLVRAEDLKVEVISTPEVCDQKSKNGDSLTMHYTGTLQADGKKFDSSFDRDQPFTFQLGAGQVIKGWDQGLLNMCVGEKRKLTIPPQLGYGDQGAGNVIPPKATLLFDVELINIGNAPPTTNVFKEIDDNADKQLSREEVIVYVSEYLKKQMTAVEGQDSEELKNMLAENDKLVEEIFQHEDKDKNGFISHDEFSGPKHDEL, via the exons ATGTCGAAATCCATTCTCGTTTTCTCGTGCCTTCTGCTGGTGGCCATCAGCAACAGCCTGGTCCGGGCTGAGGATCTGAAAGTGGAGGTGATCAGCACGCCGGAGGTGTGCGACCAAAAGTCCAAGAACGGCGATTCCCTCACCATGCACTACACTGGAACCCTGCAGGCCGATGGCAAGAAGTTCGACTCGAG CTTCGACCGCGACCAGCCCTTCACATTCCAATTGGGCGCCGGCCAGGTGATTAAGGGTTGGGATCAGGGTCTGCTCAACATGTGCGTGG GTGAGAAGCGCAAGCTGACCATCCCTCCCCAGCTGGGCTACGGTGACCAGGGTGCGGGCAACGTGATCCCGCCCAAGGCCACACTCCTGTTCGACGTGGAGCTGATCAACATCGGCAACGCCCCGCCCACCACCAACGTCTTCAAGGAGATCGACGATAATGCCGACAAGCAGCTGAGTCGCGAAGAGGTAATCGTCTAT GTCAGCGAGTATCTGAAGAAGCAGATGACCGCCGTGGAGGGTCAGGATTCCGAGGAGCTGAAGAACATGCTGGCTGAGAACGACAAGCTGGTGGAGGAGATCTTCCAGCACGAGGACAAGGACAAGAACGGCTTCATCTCGCACGACGAGTTCTCCGGGCCCAAGCACGACGAGCTGTAG
- the LOC117138680 gene encoding FK506-binding protein 2 isoform X2, producing the protein MSKSILVFSCLLLVAISNSLVRAEDLKVEVISTPEVCDQKSKNGDSLTMHYTGTLQADGKKFDSSFDRDQPFTFQLGAGQVIKGWDQGLLNMCVGEKRKLTIPPQLGYGDQGAGNVIPPKATLLFDVELINIGNAPPTTNVFKEIDDNADKQLSREEVSEYLKKQMTAVEGQDSEELKNMLAENDKLVEEIFQHEDKDKNGFISHDEFSGPKHDEL; encoded by the exons ATGTCGAAATCCATTCTCGTTTTCTCGTGCCTTCTGCTGGTGGCCATCAGCAACAGCCTGGTCCGGGCTGAGGATCTGAAAGTGGAGGTGATCAGCACGCCGGAGGTGTGCGACCAAAAGTCCAAGAACGGCGATTCCCTCACCATGCACTACACTGGAACCCTGCAGGCCGATGGCAAGAAGTTCGACTCGAG CTTCGACCGCGACCAGCCCTTCACATTCCAATTGGGCGCCGGCCAGGTGATTAAGGGTTGGGATCAGGGTCTGCTCAACATGTGCGTGG GTGAGAAGCGCAAGCTGACCATCCCTCCCCAGCTGGGCTACGGTGACCAGGGTGCGGGCAACGTGATCCCGCCCAAGGCCACACTCCTGTTCGACGTGGAGCTGATCAACATCGGCAACGCCCCGCCCACCACCAACGTCTTCAAGGAGATCGACGATAATGCCGACAAGCAGCTGAGTCGCGAAGAG GTCAGCGAGTATCTGAAGAAGCAGATGACCGCCGTGGAGGGTCAGGATTCCGAGGAGCTGAAGAACATGCTGGCTGAGAACGACAAGCTGGTGGAGGAGATCTTCCAGCACGAGGACAAGGACAAGAACGGCTTCATCTCGCACGACGAGTTCTCCGGGCCCAAGCACGACGAGCTGTAG
- the LOC117138679 gene encoding zinc finger FYVE domain-containing protein 9 → MDLVDIDQVLDNLELRIAADEQLSRNAAAAAAAAANSGRFLGDGASASNSGVGAGAGVSGAAGVTPTPASGKSFVGVSQVFNSLDDYRENVKSLQVDAQLPSYDWQTEAEHEDDIHKFSEQASKNNGQAIVSSSESLTTSSCSTFSSGPSPVSNGSHSEELPTPPEDEKTSEVQVEPKEQDQPQEQINHEDQHQDQAVPEPMQSKQTVEELAVGLSSISITASGTESQSLLPEEVTASSALGQVLEELSEESSPSREPETEMTNGIDVPLANLQASVAEVPVPKEKEQPVQTEEEDVELPQEQHPRRSQPLTFCSTMDEISDTELDSMLQEMDADDNQVGDQRMPEDEKSGSVSPVTEEESVRILSDEQETTSNDQMNVDNFSQASTVEFADLKQPESTPVTAMGEDVASSFSSTESDSLSGRKLDGEEEQEVDREHEDASLATDALETQEQRPQRPQTLNLNGCQAESSTPSQDENPEIQQEASQPAEVSEGAAGVGVIPGEDDEESPIYEAVGYSDPHANLGKVPPIWVPDNMAGQCMQCQQKFTMIKRRHHCRACGKVLCSVCCSQRFRLEFATEPESRVCVQCYMILSERQANGLNSESAPGSALPPTPMRSPNPNNPMEYCSTIPPHRQVASSPGAPPPSVIVPVGVLKKTDGSSSNSSSSDGQKGQRKRKSVMFSDGIAPGSELASTMEQQWGESKQARRGLSRSGSGAGQKPPTPATEEPPRSIDTSSTLGLVAQLFRGSIPPSAAAATLSATESSAGRSSSQSQAQTSPRRKAESSRNRKLPPNGDAQGCYLPPEENGLPPICISSKEGGEVDYKVVRNDGSLLDRLQNETLKFIIKNNFFVLVKIVNMSCCMNRWVLNFTTSGLHHMGSDELIILLEIKQPKQEEYVKGEVAIPKDLFQHLYEIYVEAEHARSGTHELAFTSPRNANFLGSREHGGFIFIRPTYQCLQGVIVPDNPYLVGVLIHRHEVPWAKVLPLRLILRLGAQYRYYPCPLISVRGRESVYGEIAQTIINFLVDFRNYSYSLPAIRGLYIHMEDRQTTVIIPKYRQQDVIKAINNASDHVLAFAGNFSKVADGHLVCMQNINDDRSEMYSYSTQAINIQGQPRKITGASFFVLNEALKSTSGLSGKCSIVEDGLMVQIMPAKMEEVRQALRNQNDIDIVCGPIDATDDQSEIVSIKWVDNNRDINVGVKSPIDDQPMDGISNMRVLKWASFNYSNTNYAIRLSDIYIIKCEDWYATNGGNCEEITRIAEQLARSASMALLPLLDLLAAAGINKLGLRATLDQDNVGYEAGARGSKLPPLYMNALDNHLIATLHGESSGIQEPIILELIFYILNA, encoded by the exons ATGGACTTGGTGGACATTGATCAGGTTTTGGACAATCTGGAACTGCGCATTGCCGCCGATGAGCAGCTGAGTagaaatgcagcagcagcagcagctgcagctgcaaatTCTGGCCGTTTTCTGGGCGACGGAGCAAGTGCATCCAACAGTGGAGTTGGAGCTGGCGCAGGAGTATCGGGAGCTGCGGGAGTAACACCAACACCGGCGTCTGGAAAGTCCTTTGTGGGCGTCTCCCAGGTCTTCAACAGCCTGGATGACTATAGGGAAAATGTGAAGTCCTTGCAGGTGGATGCCCAGTTACCCAGCTACGACTGGCAAACGGAGGCAGAACACGAAGACGACATCCACAAGTTCAGCGAACAGGCGTCCAAAAATAACGGCCAGGCGATAGTATCGTCCTCTGAATCGCTGACCACCTCATCCTGTTCCACATTTTCGTCGGGTCCGTCGCCCGTGAGCAACGGCAGTCACTCAGAGGAGCTACCAACGCCCCCCGAAGACGAGAAAACGAGTGAAGTTCAGGTGGAGCCAAAGGAACAGGATCAACCGCAGGAACAGATCAATCATGAGGACCAGCATCAAGATCAGGCTGTTCCAGAGCCAATGCAATCCAAGCAAACTGTAGAGGAGTTAGCAGTGGGATTGTCATCCATCTCCATCACTGCTTCCGGCACAGAATCGCAATCCCTATTGCCGGAGGAGGTCACCGCATCGTCTGCTCTCGGACAGGTCCTCGAGGAGCTCTCGGAGGAATCGTCGCCCAGTAGAGAACCCGAAACCGAAATGACCAACGGCATAGATGTCCCATTGGCCAATTTA CAAGCATCTGTTGCGGAAGTACCGGTTCCAAAAGAGAAGGAGCAGCCAGTGCAAACGGAAGAAGAGGATGTGGAGCTGCCGCAGGAGCAGCATCCCAGGCGGAGTCAACCATTGACCTTCTGCTCAACCATGGACGAGATCTCCGACACTGAGCTGGACAGCATGCTGCAAGAGATGGACGCAGATGACAACCAGGTGGGGGATCAGCGAATGCCCGAGGATGAGAAATCCGGCTCCGTCTCACCAGTGACCGAGGAGGAGTCGGTGCGGATTCTATCCGATGAGCAGGAGACAACCTCCAACGATCAGATGAACGTGGACAACTTTTCGCAGGCCTCCACTGTGGAGTTTGCTGATCTAAAACAGCCGGAGTCCACACCAGTTACCGCGATGGGAGAAGATGTAGCCTCCAGTTTCAGCAGCACGGAATCGGATTCCCTTTCGGGCAGGAAACTAGATGGCGAAGAGGAGCAGGAGGTCGATCGAGAGCATGAAGATGCCAGCCTGGCCACGGATGCCCTGGAAACCCAAGAGCAGCGCCCCCAGCGACCACAAACACTAAATTTGAATGGTTGCCAGGCAGAAAGTTCCACCCCATCTCAAGATGAAAACCCCGAAATTCAACAGGAAGCTTCGCAGCCTGCCGAAGTCAGTGAAGGAGCAGCCGGAGTAGGTGTAATACCCGGCGAGGATGACGAGGAAAGTCCCATCTACGAAGCTGTCGGCTACAGCGATCCGCATGCCAATCTGGGCAAGGTGCCACCCATATGGGTGCCGGATAACATGGCCGGGCAGTGCATGCAATGTCAGCAAAAGTTCACCATGATCAAAAGGCGTCACCACTGTCGCGCCTGCGGAAAGGTCTTGTGCTCTGTCTGCTGTTCGCAACGATTCCGTTTGGAATTCGCCACCGAACCCGAGTCGAGGGTCTGTGTGCAGTGTTATATGATTCTCTCTGAGCGGCAGGCTAATGGATTGAATTCTGAGTCAGCACCGGGTTCGGCGTTGCCGCCCACTCCCATGCGTTCGCCAAACCCAAACAATCCAATGGAATATTGTTCTACAATACCACCACACCGTCAGGTGGCCTCCTCACCGGGAGCTCCGCCACCCAGCGTTATTGTGCCGGTGGGTGTGTTGAAGAAGACCGATGGCAGCTCCTCCAACTCCTCCAGTTCGGATGGCCAAAAGGGCCAAAGAAAGCGAAAGAGTGTTATGTTCAGTGACGGCATTGCGCCTGGCAGCGAACTGGCCAGTACCATGGAGCAGCAGTGGGGCGAGTCCAAGCAGGCTCGAAGGGGACTATCCAGGAGTGGCTCGGGAGCTGGTCAGAAGCCACCAACGCCTGCGACAGAAGAGCCACCTCGCAGTATTGACACTAGCTCTACATTGGGCCTAGTGGCACAGCTATTCCGCGGTTCCATTCCACCAAGTGCAGCGGCTGCCACATTATCGGCTACCGAGTCAAGCG CTGGTCGCTCCTCATCCCAATCGCAGGCACAGACCTCGCCGCGTCGCAAAGCGGAATCATCACGGAATCGCAAACTACCGCCAAACGGAGATGCCCAAGGCTGCTATCTGCCGCCCGAGGAGAACGGCCTGCCCCCCATTTGTATAAGCAGCAAAGAGGGCGGTGAGGTGGACTACAAAGTGGTGCGCAACGATGGATCCCTTCTAGATCGATTGCAGAACGAAACGCTCAAGTTCATTATAAAGAACAACTTCTTTGTGCTGGTCAAGATTGTTAACA TGAGCTGCTGTATGAATCGATGGGTGCTGAACTTCACGACATCCGGACTACATCATATGGGCAGCGATGAGTTGATCATTCTGCTGGAGATTAAGCAACCCAAGCAAGAAGAATATGTGAAGGGGGAAGTCGCAATTCCAAAAGATTTGTTCCAGCACCTGTACGAGATCTACGTGGAGGCGGAGCATGCCCGGTCTGGCACCCATGAGTTGGCTTTCACCAGTCCGCGAAATGCCAATTTTCTGGGTTCCCGGGAGCATGGAGGATTCATTTTCATTCGGCCAACGTACCAGTGCTTGCAGGGCGTTATTGTACCAGACAATCCGTATCTGGTTGGCGTGCTCATCCATAGACACGAGGTTCCCTGGGCTAAGGTCCTACCTCTGCGGTTGATCCTCCGCTTGGGTGCCCAGTATCGGTACTATCCCTGTCCATTAATCTCGGTGCGCGGCAGGGAGTCGGTGTATGGAGAAATAGCTCAAACTATCATTAACTTTCTGGTGGATTTCCGCAACTACTCGTACTCTCTACCGGCCATCCGAGGATTATATATCCACATGGAGGATAGGCAGACGACGGTGATTATTCCAAAGTACCGCCAGCAGGATGTAATTAAGGCAATCAATAATGCCAGTGATCATGTACTGGCTTTTGCTGGCAACTTCTCAAAAGTGGCCGATGGTCACTTGGTTTGCATGCAGAATATCAACGACGACCGATCCGAGATGTACTCCTACTCCACGCAGGCGATTAACATTCAGGGTCAGCCCAGGAAAATCACTGGAGCTAGCTTCTTCGTGCTAAATGAAGCCCTCAAGAGCACCAGTGGCTTGTCGGGAAAGTGCAGCATCGTGGAGGATGGCCTAATGGTACAGATTATGCCTGCCAAAATGGAGGAAGTGCGTCAGGCGTTGCGCAACCAAAACGACATCGACATCGTCTGTGGCCCCATTGACGCCACCGACGATCAGAGTGAGATTGTGAGCATTAAGTGGGTGGACAATAATCGTGACATCAACGTGGG TGTTAAGTCACCCATTGATGACCAGCCCATGGATGGCATCTCAAACATGCGCGTGCTGAAATGGGCCAGCTTTAACTATTCCAATACCAACTATGCCATCCGCCTAAGTGATATCTACATTATAAAG TGCGAGGACTGGTATGCAACAAATGGTGGAAACTGTGAGGAGATAACTCGGATTGCGGAGCAACTGGCTCGCAGTGCCTCGATGGCCCTGCTGCCACTTCTGGATCTTCTAGCAGCTGCTGGCATTAATAAGCTTGGCCTAAGAGCCACGCTCGACCAGGATAAC GTGGGCTATGAAGCCGGAGCCCGTGGCTCCAAGCTGCCGCCGCTGTACATGAACGCGCTGGACAACCATCTGATAGCCACGTTGCATGGCGAATCCTCCGGTATTCAAGAGCCCATCATTCTCGAGCTGATCTTCTACATACTGAACGCTTGA